Below is a window of Drosophila bipectinata strain 14024-0381.07 chromosome XR, DbipHiC1v2, whole genome shotgun sequence DNA.
GACGGTTatacttttacaaaaaaaaaaacaaacacaaaaagaaaCACTATTATTAatagttatattattaaaaatatatatttttgaaattttctaATGTATTTCCTTCGGTTTTTGATCCTTTGTGAAGGACTCTTTTCGCACGAATTAGAAAAAGACAGCAGATGCCGATACCGTGCCATCTCACTCTGACCCAAGCGCCTGGcgcttgaaaaataaaatatttgaaaatatatttcaaaatatttgagTCGACCTGGCCGGGAATCGAAccgtaaaataatttaaaaacttggatgatttttttaaatatttctcgcCTTGCTTCTAGCATCTGTCTGAACCGATTtacaaagaaataataataattatctatatatctatagatttttcaaaacgtacatacacacacacacataaatacatacatatttaatatatatatatatatataatttgttaagtttataaatattataatttttattaccaAAACTATTTACAATGAGCTAAACGGTAACCAGAACAAATCGAAAATCTCTATCTATACATGTACCTACCAACTAATGACAAAATAATTGTATTATGTAAACCAAGAAATTGAGGAAATAAAGTTTTTGAAACACAATTtagtttgaaatatttataggaAAAGGAATGCAAAGCATTATGGGAATACAAGTAGGTGTATATCTTAATATATATGCATTTCTTTCTTTggttatttttagaaattttataaaaatttgcataattaaaatttctttatttttgcattATTTATTCAAGCTTTTATCAAGGTTGAGATAAACAtgaatatgttttttaaaatgcaGAAGCTATCTAgctttcaaaattttagaaaaagcaTCACAAATCTTGgctcatttttaaaaaacatttaaatacaAGCTCTAATtcacaatttaaatattttttagccGCAGCTAGGAGCTGTCACAGAAGGCTTTCAGGTTTCTGCAATGTAAAAATTAATTCTCCAACAAGAATTTCTCCCAAAGTTATGTCTTCTTTTTCACTTCCCGACTAACTTCATCCAGTTTGAATTCTGGGAATAGGATACCGATTTCTCGCAGGGCAGATTCTTCGCTGTCGGATCCGTGACAGGCATTTCGGGTATCGGACAGTCCATAGAGAGCCCGAATGCAGTTGGGATCACTGTATACAGCTCGGAATACCTTGGTGGGTCCAAGAAGGCCTCGCCATTTTTGGATGCAGGCCTCTGACTGCAGGATAAGAGCATAGCAGGGACCACTAATGCCAAATATATAATAAGCATTTAATCAATGTATTCTTTATGTTTAAGAACTTACGTACCTGTTCATGAAAGTGGTTAGTCGATGGTAGAAGAACTTGCCCCGGTGCTCCTCATAGAATCTCGCGGAGATGTCCTTTGTGATGTGCACCTCCTTCTGGTCGAGCACTGTGAAATTCTGGGCTATCAGCGCCCGGATCTGTTGCATGGCATATGTATTTCGCAGAACGTGCGGTTTAATAAGAGCCAAAGTAATTTCCATTATATCACTAAGCTTTTCAAGATTTAATAATTCTTGCCCTTTGGGTGCCAAGTTCTGCCTTGCTTTGTgtcttaaaaaatgtatttttatctgaaataaatatataaatctttaaatataCGGAAAATTTAGAAATAATTAAGTATTGTGTTACTACAAACCTAAAATCTAAAGTTTACTTAATCAATGTTGCCGGTTTCTGTGTTTTAGAACATCAGCTGTTTAAATATTGGTGATGGGCAATCGAAAATGTGTCGATAAATAAGTGacattgtttttattgaaattaataGAATACAAAAcccaattaaataataaaagataaattaattaaaaacggAAATGCTAAATTCAAATGCTATTCAAATCGTCTCAGGAATTGTTACTTTTTTAAACAACTTATCGTTATCGTATGTGTTGAATTTATCGATAGATATCGCACTATTTACCAACACTGGACAATCAGCTGGCCGCATTACACAAGCAGCCGCTTCCCTCAGATTCCTCTTCTTGTTTAAGTgcaattatattaattaaaaggtAGTCATGCCTTTCATGAAAGGACGCGAGCCGATTCGGCGCACTCTCAACTACCTAAACGCCGGCAAACTGGTCCTCAAGGACAAGGTCCGCATCTTCAGTGTCAACTACAACACATACGGTGATCATCACGCGGGTGCCAGGTAAGTTTCCTATTCAGATTATCCAATGGTATCCTAATTGCCACTATTTGCAGGGACTTTGTCTTCTGGAACATTCCACAGATCCAGTTCAAGAATCCCGAAGTTCAGGTGCTCACCCTTAAGAACCTGACGCCGTCGCCGTTCGTGCGATGCTACTTTGAAGATGGCCGGGACATGCTGATCGACATTGAGGGACGAAACAAGAACGATATCATCGAGCACCTGGTCCAGGTGGTGGGCAAGACGAGGTGAGATTAGAGCAGATAATATGTtgcttatatttattaatatttcttcAAGTTTGGTTTAAAATCAGTTACAACTTATCCTAATTGACAGAGTTCTTTGCgaatttttgtgaaaaattAAGTTTAGCTCGGTTGAGGCAGGAAATATAATGGtagaaaacgaaaaataagttatataaatttaaaaaatcagtACATTTACTTAAGTGATTTGTTCCCTCGCAAGCAATACACTAAAATGCTGCCTTTTTCTTGCCCATTCACACAGAGAGCAACTGGACGCGGAGGCGCGCCTAAAGGAGAGCAAGGACAATCCGGCAAACTTTGGCTACGGCTGCGGCAGGCACTGCATTTGTGAGATTCCCGGACAGGTGCGGTGTCCGGGCACAGTTCCGCTTCCCGAACAGATGCGTGGGAAATTCAAGTTTGCCCCCAAGTAGATGCTCCCGGTTGATTTTTCCTCTCCtacgttttttttaaataaattaattataaaactaaactaaacgcCGGCAAGGCTCGTCCGTTGAGGTAGCACCCAAAGTACCATGGCTTTGTACGAACTGGGTCTCGTGGTTTCAGCGTCTCTTGGGGCGCTGCTGTCGGTGGTATGGTGCCGAGGATTTGCCATAGCGCTGGGATGTGTCACGGTCCTTGTTGAACTGATAGCGCTGGATGAAGGGCACGTTCGTCTCGCCTCGGCCATGTGTGTTTAGCTCCAAATTGTCGTCGGTCTGACGCTCCAGCACCTTCAGCTTTGCCTCTATGGCGCGTATGGCCTCCGATTTGCTAATCTTTTCCTCCCTCTTGCCGGTGCCCAGAGCTGGGATCTCAATGCGGGGCTTTGGTTTCTGCAGGTCGTCCTGCAAGTGATAATGATTATAAATAGTGTCCTACAACAATAACTAGTTATAGGGGACTTACATATTTGATATTCTTGGCTAGACGCACGGCGATGGAACGATTTCCAACGCTGCTGCCGTCAAGTTTCATCAGCGCATTGGTGGCTCCTTCGTTCTGTGAAAGTGGGAGATGCATTTACAAGGTTGGGGAAGGTTGCACTGTAGCAACACTCACCTGAGCAAAGGTGACGAAAGCATAGCCACGGGATTGGCCGACCATGGGGCCTCCTTTGTGGAAGAGCATGTCGAACTTCTCGATGGGGCCGCATTTTTGCATCAGTTTGAGTAGTTGAAACCGATTGGGGGCAATGCAAAGGGTCTATTAGCACCGTCGAGGCATATTCATGAAATTATTGTTCAACTTACTCGGTGATGCGAGAATCTAGATTTCCAACCCAAATCCGTCGCTGCTCCTCGGAGTTTCCAGTCGTACTGCTGCTACTTGTGGCACTGGAACTGGTCTGAAATCAAAGTCAATTTACTACAGTTAAGAAGAAaactacaaaatatatattatacgcACTGCACTTGCCAttttcttttggccaaaacaaaccAAAGAACGAAACTATTTTTTGTGTATGGGTGGTGAGTTGCGGTCAGCTGTCTGCAGTTTATCGTTTATCGAAA
It encodes the following:
- the nmdyn-D6 gene encoding nucleoside diphosphate kinase 6 yields the protein MEITLALIKPHVLRNTYAMQQIRALIAQNFTVLDQKEVHITKDISARFYEEHRGKFFYHRLTTFMNSGPCYALILQSEACIQKWRGLLGPTKVFRAVYSDPNCIRALYGLSDTRNACHGSDSEESALREIGILFPEFKLDEVSREVKKKT
- the mRpS25 gene encoding small ribosomal subunit protein mS25 is translated as MPFMKGREPIRRTLNYLNAGKLVLKDKVRIFSVNYNTYGDHHAGARDFVFWNIPQIQFKNPEVQVLTLKNLTPSPFVRCYFEDGRDMLIDIEGRNKNDIIEHLVQVVGKTREQLDAEARLKESKDNPANFGYGCGRHCICEIPGQVRCPGTVPLPEQMRGKFKFAPK
- the LOC108127190 gene encoding probable RNA-binding protein 18 isoform X2; protein product: MLFHKGGPMVGQSRGYAFVTFAQNEGATNALMKLDGSSVGNRSIAVRLAKNIKYDDLQKPKPRIEIPALGTGKREEKISKSEAIRAIEAKLKVLERQTDDNLELNTHGRGETNVPFIQRYQFNKDRDTSQRYGKSSAPYHRQQRPKRR
- the LOC108127190 gene encoding probable RNA-binding protein 18 isoform X1 — translated: MASATSSSATSSSSTTGNSEEQRRIWVGNLDSRITEFQLLKLMQKCGPIEKFDMLFHKGGPMVGQSRGYAFVTFAQNEGATNALMKLDGSSVGNRSIAVRLAKNIKYDDLQKPKPRIEIPALGTGKREEKISKSEAIRAIEAKLKVLERQTDDNLELNTHGRGETNVPFIQRYQFNKDRDTSQRYGKSSAPYHRQQRPKRR